A portion of the Edaphobacter bradus genome contains these proteins:
- a CDS encoding enolase C-terminal domain-like protein — translation MPSYTINKISTHDARYKLPAGAGTDAVHTDPEYCMAVTLLGSDHGLCGTGIALTLGEGNRLVCEAIEMLARPLAGLEIEELMADFGSMARRLGNDPSLRWLGPHKGVVHLALASITNACFDLWAKSRGVPLWKLLLDLKPEEVVRLLDLSYVEDEMSAQDVLELLRNKLATRPEREHILANGYPGYDTSVGWMAYDDDKVRELTLRAIDQGFNAFKLKVGSSDAERDLRRAAMLRECVGDAGTLMLDANQRWSLPVALRRCRELAKVRPLWIEEPTHPDDIHGHAMLAHAIAPVKVATGEHIPNRVVFKNFMQSSAVHYVQADCTRLAGVSEFLTVSLVAKKFGLPIAPHVGDMGQLHQHLVLFNHIAMGHEALLLEHIPHLRSHFVLPAQVSGGVYKTPQEPGASCDLKPVSCGRAK, via the coding sequence ATGCCGAGTTACACAATCAACAAAATCTCAACTCACGATGCGAGATACAAGCTACCCGCAGGGGCGGGGACGGATGCTGTCCACACGGATCCTGAATACTGCATGGCAGTGACCCTGCTGGGGAGCGATCACGGCCTCTGCGGGACAGGGATCGCGCTCACGCTGGGAGAGGGCAACCGGCTGGTGTGCGAGGCGATTGAAATGCTCGCGCGACCGCTTGCAGGCCTGGAGATCGAAGAGTTGATGGCCGACTTCGGGAGCATGGCCCGGCGTTTGGGCAACGATCCGTCTCTGCGTTGGCTTGGTCCGCACAAGGGCGTGGTTCATCTGGCGCTGGCCTCCATTACCAACGCCTGTTTCGATCTATGGGCGAAAAGCCGTGGGGTTCCGCTTTGGAAACTGCTGCTTGACCTGAAGCCGGAAGAGGTGGTTCGGCTGCTGGATCTGAGCTATGTGGAAGATGAGATGAGCGCGCAGGACGTGCTTGAGCTGTTGCGCAACAAACTGGCCACCCGTCCGGAGCGGGAACACATTCTTGCGAATGGCTATCCAGGGTATGACACCTCAGTGGGATGGATGGCGTATGACGACGATAAGGTGCGTGAACTCACGCTGCGAGCGATCGACCAGGGATTTAACGCGTTCAAGCTAAAGGTGGGTTCCTCCGACGCGGAGCGTGACCTGCGCCGTGCAGCGATGCTGCGGGAGTGCGTTGGAGACGCGGGAACATTGATGCTCGATGCGAACCAGCGCTGGAGCCTGCCGGTGGCGCTTCGCCGCTGCAGGGAGCTCGCGAAGGTCCGGCCGCTTTGGATTGAAGAGCCCACCCATCCTGACGACATACATGGTCATGCCATGCTGGCGCATGCGATAGCGCCAGTGAAGGTCGCAACGGGAGAGCACATACCGAACCGCGTGGTCTTCAAGAATTTCATGCAGTCTTCGGCAGTGCATTACGTTCAGGCCGACTGCACGCGATTGGCGGGAGTGAGCGAGTTTCTCACGGTGAGTCTGGTGGCGAAGAAGTTTGGGCTGCCGATCGCACCGCACGTAGGCGATATGGGCCAACTGCATCAACACCTGGTGCTCTTCAACCATATCGCGATGGGACATGAGGCGTTGCTGCTTGAGCACATTCCGCACCTGCGCTCTCACTTTGTGTTGCCTGCGCAGGTGAGCGGCGGGGTTTACAAGACACCACAGGAACCTGGCGCCTCCTGCGATCTCAAACCAGTTTCCTGCGGAAGAGCTAAGTGA
- a CDS encoding L-rhamnose/proton symporter RhaT: protein MTEHLLYGVTLTMIAGLMSGNCMLPMKFTRSWKWENVWLIFSVVSLLVLPWALAVVLVDHLLDIYRGLGMGRLAVPLLLGAGWGVAQILFGISVKRLGLGVAYAIIVGLGAVLGTLVPLLLQQNASAIGHAAYYIFSGVIIMVAGMFFTAWGGQIREHGSSVAANTPSRQGYAAAILLALICGIMAPMLNYSFAFGQDIAKEAIRLGVTAVHAGYAVWPIALAGGFIPNIAYCFYLLSKNGTWQSFRLPGQDFFWSSLMGILWMGAFALYGMSASYLGAFGTSIGWGLFQIFMIMTATLSGVLAGEWRKAPGWAITLLGVGLTCLTGATILLALGNR from the coding sequence GTGACGGAACATCTCTTGTATGGCGTTACCCTGACCATGATCGCCGGGCTGATGTCAGGCAACTGTATGTTGCCTATGAAGTTTACGCGGTCGTGGAAATGGGAGAATGTTTGGCTGATCTTTAGCGTGGTCTCGCTGCTGGTCCTGCCGTGGGCGCTCGCGGTCGTTCTGGTGGACCACTTGTTGGATATTTATCGCGGGCTAGGGATGGGACGGCTGGCCGTTCCCCTGTTGCTTGGAGCGGGTTGGGGCGTTGCGCAGATATTGTTCGGCATCTCAGTAAAGCGTCTGGGACTAGGAGTGGCGTACGCGATCATCGTTGGGTTGGGAGCGGTGTTGGGAACGCTGGTCCCGCTGCTGCTCCAGCAGAATGCGTCCGCGATCGGACACGCGGCGTACTACATCTTCAGCGGCGTCATCATCATGGTGGCGGGGATGTTCTTTACGGCTTGGGGCGGGCAGATAAGAGAGCACGGATCGTCCGTTGCGGCGAATACGCCATCGCGCCAAGGGTACGCTGCCGCGATCCTGCTTGCACTGATCTGCGGGATCATGGCACCGATGCTGAACTACTCGTTTGCGTTCGGGCAGGATATTGCGAAGGAGGCAATCCGGCTTGGGGTCACCGCAGTACACGCGGGCTATGCCGTGTGGCCGATTGCGCTGGCGGGCGGATTTATTCCGAACATCGCGTACTGTTTCTATCTACTCTCGAAGAACGGGACGTGGCAATCGTTTCGTTTGCCTGGACAGGACTTTTTCTGGTCGTCGCTGATGGGGATCCTGTGGATGGGGGCGTTTGCGCTGTACGGCATGAGCGCGAGCTATCTGGGAGCATTCGGAACGTCCATCGGATGGGGGCTCTTTCAGATATTCATGATTATGACTGCGACATTGTCGGGAGTTCTGGCGGGTGAATGGAGGAAGGCACCAGGGTGGGCGATAACGCTCCTGGGGGTGGGACTGACGTGTTTGACGGGCGCGACGATCCTGCTCGCGCTTGGCAACCGGTAG
- a CDS encoding SGNH/GDSL hydrolase family protein yields MSSSIPEEIEWTWEVRPPHPNPKLPNVLLLGDSITRNYFPQVTKDLEGIANVYLMASSTSVGDPRLPSQIAEFSAMEHVPFRVVHFNNGMHGWGYTEAQFESGFPVFLGAIQALSGNGRLIWATITPVRQEVTSGATNPRIDARNAIAKTFVEARKISVDDQQALMGRHLDLYEDDVHFNKTGSAIMGDQAAAIIKQALQAPTN; encoded by the coding sequence ATGTCCTCTTCGATCCCGGAGGAGATCGAGTGGACGTGGGAGGTTCGCCCACCGCATCCCAACCCCAAGCTCCCGAACGTTCTTCTCCTCGGAGACTCCATTACGCGGAATTACTTTCCGCAGGTAACGAAGGATCTTGAGGGCATCGCCAACGTCTACCTCATGGCATCGTCTACCTCTGTCGGTGATCCTCGCCTGCCCAGCCAGATCGCGGAGTTCTCAGCGATGGAACATGTACCGTTTCGTGTGGTCCACTTCAACAACGGTATGCATGGATGGGGCTACACTGAGGCACAGTTCGAGTCTGGCTTTCCCGTCTTCCTTGGTGCCATCCAGGCACTTTCCGGGAATGGCAGGCTGATATGGGCCACTATCACCCCAGTCAGGCAAGAGGTGACCAGCGGTGCCACCAATCCTCGCATCGACGCCAGAAACGCGATCGCTAAAACATTCGTCGAAGCCCGGAAGATTTCCGTAGACGACCAGCAAGCTCTTATGGGCCGCCACCTTGATCTCTACGAAGACGACGTGCACTTCAACAAGACCGGCTCAGCGATCATGGGCGACCAGGCCGCTGCGATCATCAAGCAGGCTCTGCAAGCGCCGACAAACTGA
- a CDS encoding FG-GAP-like repeat-containing protein, protein MCAHLVRPAATPSLGLAYSLLFCLLFTGWTAYPASTPHGTDDSARLNNLGVAYLNQQLGEQALAHFKDAIAINDSLAVPHLNAGIALLSLQRLNEARVELVRAASLDPSNPRISYNLGLLYRELGSSDESIQEFEHVLKIDPSAADAHYFLGSLYFERKEYPRAIEEYLAALHLNAMHASAEFGLARALQRSGNVDEAREHLKRFEHLTHEKLAPVLARTYGDQGAYSLAEEIKSNLSPVGAMIPLSFTRMPLPASSNESSIHSGAHPELSGGMCVIDMEGRGRPDLIVLNEGANAVTFYHHLPDGGFEPAPGRNLGLGAEGRAVACAVGDFDNDGHPDVALAMSDRLILYRSLGNGHFADVTEKAQLRQLNAPAGLTFVDYDHDGDVDLFVTGSARASDKSGSANVLWRNNGDQTFTEWTTETGLGGQSSTTTAMLSDLNNDRAVDLAVAGQDGVMLYMNPREGHFLPAPLYPKSALPPALGLTILDFNKDGWMDIAVTHAGAPGITLWKNIAGNHFERVALPLRDIKRAWGITSIDVDNDGWIDLAAVVETSHGTEVRVFRNTGTGSFEDVSERLGLGKLKTQGARSIVAVDLDGDGDADLIVSTLDGPPLLLRNDGGNRNHSIQIVLHGNADNKSAIGTKVEVFAGGLWQKWEVAGASGFLTQGATSILAGLGEAKQPDIVRTLWPTGVPQDEINLAAKGSLDLTETDRRGSSCPVLFAWDGTRYQFISDTIGAAVIGHWISPNARNIPDPDEWIKVDGSQLKSQNGYLSLRLGEPMEEVNFVDQVRLLAIDHPADSVVFPNERFKDDPPFPERKTIFSRAGHPPSGAWDNDGKDVLALLRSHDHEYVRDFTNLSYAGFANTHSLTLDLGEWDESKPLRLLMTGFIEYFSASSLYSAWQSGLTPISPYVEAQMADGTWKRVIDDMGFPAGLPRTIITDLTGRIPSKARRIRITTNLQIYWDQILVSNEDDHPELVKETELPIASASLAFRGYPRQVDGKTPGDLTYYYDQASVAGPFARQRGSYTHYGDVTPLVTALDNQFVIFGSGEDIDLEFRDSQLPALPAGWKRDYFFYANGYVKDMDFYEAMPFTVSAMPFHGMSSYPYSSPEHIPDDAGYLEYQLFWNDRFEPSNPQQQFRFDYKPRHAIPDLPPACCTSTTHGADR, encoded by the coding sequence ATGTGTGCTCATTTAGTGCGGCCTGCCGCCACGCCATCGCTCGGGTTGGCCTACAGCCTCCTCTTCTGCCTATTATTCACGGGTTGGACTGCATATCCCGCCAGCACACCTCACGGCACAGACGACAGTGCCCGGCTCAATAATCTCGGCGTCGCTTACCTGAACCAGCAACTTGGTGAGCAAGCCCTGGCGCACTTCAAGGATGCGATCGCCATCAATGATTCATTGGCTGTTCCACATTTGAACGCCGGCATAGCGCTTCTTTCTCTACAACGCTTAAACGAGGCGAGGGTCGAACTGGTTCGGGCCGCAAGTCTCGACCCAAGCAATCCACGAATCTCGTACAACCTTGGGCTCCTTTATCGAGAGCTGGGTAGCAGCGATGAAAGCATTCAGGAGTTCGAGCATGTACTCAAGATTGATCCCTCTGCCGCAGACGCACATTACTTTCTTGGCTCCCTTTACTTTGAACGCAAGGAATACCCTCGTGCTATCGAGGAGTACCTTGCAGCACTCCATCTGAATGCGATGCACGCGTCTGCGGAGTTCGGCCTTGCGCGAGCCTTGCAGCGATCCGGAAACGTCGATGAGGCTCGAGAACACTTGAAACGCTTCGAGCACCTGACTCACGAGAAGCTCGCACCCGTCCTTGCCCGAACATACGGTGATCAGGGCGCATATTCGCTGGCCGAGGAGATCAAGTCCAATCTGTCTCCAGTGGGAGCAATGATCCCTCTGTCCTTCACTCGAATGCCGCTGCCTGCCTCCTCAAATGAATCCTCTATTCACTCCGGCGCGCATCCAGAGTTAAGCGGAGGTATGTGCGTCATCGACATGGAGGGCCGCGGGCGGCCTGACCTGATCGTACTGAATGAGGGGGCGAACGCTGTAACCTTCTACCATCACCTCCCTGATGGGGGCTTCGAGCCTGCCCCCGGGCGGAACCTTGGACTTGGTGCGGAAGGGAGAGCGGTGGCATGTGCCGTCGGTGATTTCGATAACGATGGTCACCCGGATGTGGCGCTTGCCATGAGCGATCGTTTGATCCTCTATCGTAGTCTTGGGAACGGGCACTTTGCGGACGTGACGGAGAAAGCGCAGCTTCGGCAGCTCAACGCCCCAGCTGGTCTCACCTTTGTTGACTACGACCACGACGGCGATGTCGATTTGTTCGTAACCGGGTCCGCACGCGCTTCCGACAAATCAGGATCCGCGAACGTTCTATGGCGCAACAATGGCGACCAGACTTTCACGGAGTGGACTACCGAGACGGGGCTCGGCGGGCAAAGCAGCACCACGACAGCAATGTTATCCGATCTCAATAATGACCGCGCCGTCGATCTCGCCGTGGCAGGGCAGGATGGTGTGATGCTTTATATGAACCCTCGGGAGGGGCACTTTCTCCCGGCTCCTTTGTATCCGAAGTCTGCTCTTCCTCCGGCTCTTGGTCTAACGATCCTCGATTTCAATAAAGATGGCTGGATGGATATTGCTGTTACCCATGCGGGAGCACCTGGCATCACTCTCTGGAAGAACATCGCCGGCAATCACTTCGAGAGAGTGGCTCTCCCTCTACGCGATATAAAGCGAGCCTGGGGAATCACCTCCATCGATGTAGACAACGACGGATGGATAGACCTGGCAGCTGTCGTGGAAACGTCACACGGAACTGAAGTCCGCGTCTTTAGAAATACAGGAACAGGATCCTTCGAGGATGTTAGCGAACGCTTGGGCCTAGGCAAGCTCAAAACACAGGGTGCTCGTTCCATTGTTGCTGTCGATCTCGATGGCGACGGCGACGCGGACCTGATTGTCTCAACACTCGACGGGCCTCCGCTCCTTCTACGAAACGACGGAGGCAATCGTAATCACTCCATCCAGATAGTCCTCCATGGCAACGCAGACAACAAATCTGCGATTGGAACGAAGGTCGAAGTCTTTGCCGGAGGACTTTGGCAGAAGTGGGAGGTTGCCGGTGCGAGCGGCTTTCTCACTCAGGGCGCGACGAGCATCCTCGCAGGCCTGGGCGAAGCGAAGCAACCAGATATTGTGCGGACGCTTTGGCCCACCGGTGTTCCGCAGGATGAGATCAATCTAGCGGCAAAAGGATCACTGGATCTTACAGAGACCGATCGCAGAGGCAGTTCCTGTCCGGTGCTCTTCGCGTGGGACGGTACCCGATACCAATTCATCAGCGATACGATTGGCGCAGCCGTGATCGGTCACTGGATATCTCCTAACGCGAGAAATATTCCAGACCCGGATGAGTGGATTAAGGTAGATGGCTCGCAGTTGAAGTCGCAAAATGGCTACCTCAGCCTGCGGCTTGGCGAACCCATGGAAGAGGTCAACTTCGTTGATCAGGTGCGCCTTCTTGCAATAGACCACCCTGCCGATTCTGTGGTCTTCCCGAATGAGCGCTTCAAGGATGACCCACCATTTCCCGAGCGGAAGACAATCTTCTCGCGCGCCGGTCACCCGCCATCCGGCGCGTGGGACAATGACGGGAAAGATGTTCTGGCGCTGTTACGCAGCCACGATCATGAGTACGTGCGCGACTTCACCAATCTGTCCTACGCTGGATTTGCAAATACACATAGCCTCACTCTCGACCTTGGCGAGTGGGACGAATCAAAGCCCTTGCGGCTGCTGATGACTGGCTTCATTGAATACTTCAGTGCTTCGTCTCTCTACTCCGCTTGGCAGTCGGGGCTCACGCCCATCTCGCCTTACGTTGAAGCTCAGATGGCCGATGGCACATGGAAACGCGTCATCGACGACATGGGCTTCCCTGCAGGTCTGCCGAGGACTATCATCACAGACCTGACCGGCAGAATACCCAGCAAGGCGAGGCGTATCCGAATCACCACGAATCTCCAGATCTACTGGGACCAGATCCTCGTATCGAATGAAGATGACCACCCCGAACTCGTGAAGGAGACGGAACTGCCCATCGCTTCGGCTTCTCTCGCCTTTCGCGGGTATCCGAGACAGGTGGATGGGAAGACTCCGGGTGACCTGACCTACTACTATGACCAGGCGAGCGTCGCTGGCCCTTTTGCGCGTCAGCGTGGTTCCTACACACACTACGGCGACGTAACTCCGTTAGTTACCGCGCTGGACAATCAATTTGTCATCTTCGGAAGCGGCGAAGACATCGACCTGGAATTTCGCGACTCCCAACTGCCTGCTCTCCCTGCGGGTTGGAAGAGAGACTATTTTTTCTACGCAAATGGATACGTCAAAGACATGGACTTCTACGAGGCCATGCCCTTCACGGTCTCCGCGATGCCATTTCATGGAATGAGCAGCTACCCATATTCAAGCCCCGAGCACATCCCGGACGACGCAGGCTATCTTGAATATCAATTGTTTTGGAACGATCGTTTCGAACCAAGTAATCCGCAGCAGCAGTTCCGCTTCGACTACAAGCCCCGTCACGCAATCCCGGATTTGCCCCCAGCATGCTGCACCAGCACAACGCATGGAGCAGATCGCTGA
- a CDS encoding SDR family NAD(P)-dependent oxidoreductase — protein MADELTGKVIVLTGGADGIGRECALAYGREGATVAIVDRDLDAAQRTAAELGGGSIALGADVSDGEAVRSTIAAVVSQFGRIDAVHNNAGIASPSKPLHETTEQEWDDLQRTNVKSVYWTTRFAFEALVASQGCILNTASMVGLIGQTDHAAYVASKGAMISLTKAMAADYARHPIRVNAICPAGVWTPMLERWCAEQPEPDSIRRYLDEIHPLGYCPRGDVIADAAVFLLSAKARFMTGCILPVSGGAELGYRR, from the coding sequence ATGGCGGATGAACTGACGGGGAAGGTGATTGTGCTTACGGGAGGCGCGGACGGGATTGGCCGCGAGTGCGCGCTTGCCTATGGACGCGAAGGTGCGACGGTCGCGATTGTTGACCGCGACTTGGACGCGGCACAGCGAACGGCGGCTGAGCTCGGCGGCGGCAGCATCGCGCTTGGTGCGGATGTCTCCGATGGAGAAGCGGTCCGTAGCACGATAGCGGCTGTGGTGAGCCAGTTCGGGCGCATCGATGCGGTCCACAATAACGCCGGCATAGCGAGTCCTTCGAAACCGCTGCACGAGACCACGGAGCAGGAGTGGGACGATCTGCAGCGGACGAACGTGAAATCCGTTTACTGGACGACAAGGTTTGCATTCGAAGCTCTGGTGGCAAGCCAGGGCTGCATTTTGAATACTGCGAGCATGGTGGGGCTGATCGGGCAGACAGACCACGCAGCTTACGTGGCAAGTAAGGGCGCGATGATCTCGTTGACCAAGGCGATGGCGGCGGATTATGCGCGCCATCCGATTAGGGTCAATGCAATCTGTCCGGCTGGCGTATGGACGCCGATGCTGGAGCGGTGGTGCGCCGAGCAGCCGGAACCGGACAGTATCCGGCGATACCTGGATGAGATCCACCCTCTGGGCTACTGCCCGCGCGGTGACGTGATTGCTGACGCCGCAGTGTTCTTACTCTCAGCCAAAGCACGGTTTATGACCGGGTGCATTCTGCCGGTGAGCGGCGGAGCTGAGTTGGGCTACAGAAGATAA
- a CDS encoding GntR family transcriptional regulator: protein MKTNLADWLRREIVTGSLAPGERIVEGKWAMKFGVAQGSIREAINILTQDGFITKESGRSARVINLSEGDVAHLYDLRGAIEGLAARLAAVAQPDFGSLQAAVHNMREAALAGNRERLLDCDLQFHLELCRLSQNPYVIEHARRILLPFFAFVRMRVTVSGQQTTVWDKDLEAHQRIVDLLREGEGEVAEQYVKRAMARFGKAAYGNWERRA from the coding sequence GTGAAGACCAACCTGGCCGACTGGCTGCGGCGAGAGATCGTGACAGGCTCCCTGGCTCCCGGGGAGCGAATTGTGGAAGGCAAGTGGGCGATGAAGTTTGGCGTGGCGCAGGGCTCGATACGGGAGGCGATCAACATTCTGACGCAGGATGGGTTCATCACCAAGGAGTCCGGGCGGAGCGCGCGGGTGATCAACCTGAGCGAAGGGGATGTGGCACATCTCTACGACCTGCGAGGCGCGATCGAGGGTCTGGCAGCGCGGCTGGCGGCAGTGGCACAGCCGGATTTCGGGAGCCTGCAGGCAGCTGTACACAATATGCGGGAGGCGGCCCTGGCAGGGAACCGCGAGCGGCTTTTGGACTGCGATCTGCAGTTTCATCTGGAGCTCTGCAGGCTCTCGCAGAATCCTTATGTCATTGAGCACGCACGCCGCATCCTGCTGCCGTTCTTCGCCTTCGTGCGCATGCGGGTGACTGTCAGCGGGCAGCAGACGACGGTGTGGGACAAGGACCTGGAAGCGCACCAGCGAATCGTAGACCTGCTGCGCGAGGGCGAGGGTGAGGTTGCCGAGCAGTATGTGAAGAGGGCGATGGCGCGCTTTGGCAAGGCGGCCTACGGCAACTGGGAAAGGCGCGCCTGA
- a CDS encoding amidase, which translates to MSELTIKPAVDLLAMLQQRSISSFELAQEHVREIERLDPLLHAFADFDPDRVLRAARQADQQSHTRSSPLLGLPMTVKSSIATAGHRCEIGSILNRGFIPEEDALVVQRMRQAGAVLLGTTNCPEFLMAYETDNLLYGATVNPWSLGHSAGGSSGGEAAAIAAGISAGGIGSDSGGSVREPAHFTGICSLKPTPGRIPGKGHLPPCVGPFSMLGAVGPMARTVRDVSLFFQILSGQDIADPAGALVSLRPIADERLRSQPIAVLEDDGFIPVTIETRNAVRSAVIALEERGFQIRPFQSRMLEEARLLWWKFFIRCGRMLLEPLIQGRETELSATFRYFLDTARSEPLLSGEELIEAWTRCDQVRARLLEELSPYSVLLSPVCSIPAFRHGEREWFVEGCKVEYFSAMRFTQWFNLLAAPAAVVPVGRSPEGLPIGVQIASLPYRDEVVLAVAEMLDQDFGYQVPPTACHPNSLPR; encoded by the coding sequence GTGAGTGAACTAACCATTAAGCCGGCCGTCGATCTGCTTGCCATGTTGCAGCAGCGTAGCATCTCCTCTTTTGAGCTTGCACAAGAGCACGTCCGCGAAATTGAGCGGCTGGACCCGCTTCTCCACGCTTTTGCCGACTTTGATCCCGATAGGGTCCTGCGCGCAGCGCGGCAGGCCGACCAGCAATCCCACACACGCAGCAGCCCGCTACTGGGCCTCCCCATGACTGTGAAGTCTTCAATTGCAACGGCTGGTCACCGATGCGAGATAGGCAGTATTCTCAATCGCGGATTCATCCCGGAAGAGGACGCCCTTGTCGTCCAGCGCATGCGCCAGGCTGGAGCGGTCTTACTGGGAACGACGAACTGCCCTGAATTCCTGATGGCCTACGAGACTGACAATCTGCTCTACGGAGCGACTGTGAATCCATGGAGCCTCGGGCATTCAGCAGGGGGCTCCAGCGGTGGCGAAGCAGCGGCGATTGCTGCGGGAATATCAGCGGGCGGCATCGGTAGCGATAGCGGAGGATCAGTACGCGAACCCGCCCACTTCACTGGAATTTGCTCACTGAAGCCAACGCCCGGGCGTATCCCGGGTAAGGGGCACCTTCCTCCATGTGTCGGGCCTTTCTCTATGCTTGGAGCCGTAGGACCGATGGCCAGAACTGTTCGCGACGTCAGTCTGTTCTTTCAAATACTCTCCGGCCAAGACATCGCCGATCCGGCAGGCGCTCTAGTCTCATTGCGACCAATCGCGGACGAGCGGCTTCGTTCCCAGCCGATCGCCGTACTCGAAGACGACGGATTCATACCGGTGACGATAGAGACCCGGAACGCCGTACGTTCCGCGGTCATAGCGCTTGAGGAAAGAGGTTTCCAGATCAGGCCATTTCAATCCAGGATGCTCGAAGAGGCACGTCTACTCTGGTGGAAATTCTTTATACGGTGCGGACGCATGCTTCTGGAGCCACTAATACAAGGGCGAGAAACAGAGCTAAGCGCCACGTTCCGCTACTTCCTGGATACGGCTCGAAGTGAGCCGCTTCTAAGCGGAGAAGAGCTGATCGAGGCGTGGACTCGATGCGATCAGGTTCGCGCGCGGCTACTTGAAGAGCTTTCGCCCTACTCCGTTCTGCTCTCGCCCGTGTGCAGCATTCCCGCATTCAGGCATGGAGAGCGAGAATGGTTCGTGGAAGGCTGCAAGGTGGAGTATTTCAGCGCTATGCGATTTACGCAGTGGTTCAATCTTCTGGCTGCGCCTGCAGCGGTTGTTCCGGTAGGCAGATCACCGGAGGGCTTGCCGATAGGCGTCCAAATTGCGAGCCTGCCATATAGGGATGAGGTGGTGCTCGCCGTCGCAGAAATGCTGGATCAGGATTTTGGCTACCAAGTGCCGCCAACCGCCTGTCACCCCAATTCACTACCTAGGTAG
- a CDS encoding alpha-L-fucosidase, which yields MSAYIYPRRQFLQLALAASASPLLPTAAFASIFEDDRTAWYRNAKFGMFIHWGPYSLASVEASWPIMRPKAGGITEAEYRALPQRFNPTKFDPQSFVDLARSAGQQYMVFTTKHHDGFCMFDSAYTEHKITRTPYGKDIVAQLATAAKHSGMPLGFYYSPPDLYHPGFRDTSKLVKENWEGEPERPEWPLYLDYMELQLTELLTNYGPAALVWFDGLNDQKKYNGAHVLNLIHRLQPRTLVNDRIGVPGDYQTPEQFIPNAIPTRDVVITGVDPSVEKKLKPTVPKPEDFQLWETCMTINDTWAYNMHDTNYKSAQFLIRSLVEVASRGGNFLLNVGPQPDGVIQPEFQQRLRAIGDWLAVNSDSIYGTTYGPVQGIKGLRTTAKENTIFVHVFDWPASSLELKGVDPKILSAHLVATGQTLKVLQTEGRLQIDLPAHEPDANVSVIALRTSA from the coding sequence ATGAGCGCTTATATTTACCCCCGTAGGCAGTTTCTCCAACTTGCCCTCGCCGCCTCCGCCTCACCTCTCTTACCCACCGCGGCATTTGCATCCATCTTTGAGGACGACCGGACAGCTTGGTACCGCAACGCCAAGTTCGGCATGTTCATCCACTGGGGACCTTACTCCCTGGCTAGTGTCGAGGCCTCCTGGCCCATCATGAGGCCCAAGGCAGGCGGCATTACCGAAGCGGAGTACCGCGCCCTTCCACAGCGCTTCAATCCAACCAAATTCGACCCGCAGTCGTTCGTCGATCTGGCTCGAAGTGCAGGCCAGCAGTACATGGTCTTCACCACCAAGCACCACGACGGCTTTTGCATGTTCGACTCCGCGTACACCGAACACAAGATCACCAGAACTCCATACGGAAAAGACATCGTGGCGCAATTGGCTACGGCAGCAAAGCACTCGGGTATGCCGCTCGGGTTCTATTACTCGCCGCCCGACCTCTACCACCCCGGTTTCCGTGACACATCGAAGTTGGTGAAGGAGAACTGGGAAGGCGAGCCCGAACGCCCAGAGTGGCCACTCTACCTTGACTACATGGAATTGCAACTTACCGAGTTACTTACCAACTATGGCCCGGCTGCCTTGGTCTGGTTCGATGGTCTCAACGACCAGAAAAAGTACAACGGCGCCCACGTTCTGAATCTCATTCACAGGCTGCAGCCACGCACGCTGGTCAACGATCGTATCGGAGTACCGGGAGACTATCAGACCCCAGAACAGTTCATCCCCAACGCGATTCCCACCCGCGACGTTGTGATCACCGGCGTCGACCCCAGCGTCGAGAAGAAGTTGAAGCCCACCGTGCCCAAACCCGAGGACTTCCAGCTTTGGGAGACCTGCATGACCATCAACGACACATGGGCTTACAACATGCACGACACCAACTACAAGTCTGCCCAGTTCCTCATTCGAAGCCTGGTCGAGGTGGCGAGCCGGGGCGGCAACTTCCTCCTCAACGTAGGCCCGCAGCCTGACGGTGTCATTCAGCCGGAGTTCCAGCAACGCCTTCGCGCTATCGGCGATTGGCTCGCTGTCAATAGCGATTCCATCTACGGGACCACCTACGGCCCTGTGCAGGGCATCAAGGGTCTACGTACCACTGCGAAGGAAAATACTATCTTCGTCCACGTCTTCGACTGGCCCGCCTCATCCTTGGAGTTGAAAGGTGTCGATCCTAAGATCCTCTCCGCGCATCTGGTCGCGACCGGACAGACCTTGAAGGTCCTGCAGACCGAAGGCAGATTGCAGATTGACCTTCCTGCACACGAGCCCGACGCAAACGTCAGCGTCATCGCCCTCAGAACTTCAGCATAG